The Capra hircus breed San Clemente chromosome 25, ASM170441v1, whole genome shotgun sequence nucleotide sequence gggatcaaacctaggccccctgcattgggagtgtggggtCTCAACCACGGGGCCACCAGTgtgagcatgctcagtcgcttcagtcacgtcagactcttaatgaccccgtggaccatacgctgccagtctcccctgtccatgagattctccaggcgagggtactggagtgggttgccataccctcctccagggcatcctcccaacccagggctcaaaggtgggttctttataagtagtgccacctgggaatcccactggaccaccagggacgtcccgtATTCAGTTTTTATTGCAATGAAATTCACATCACATAAAATTGACCATCTTAAAGGGAACAATTCAGCGGCatcttcccgggtggctcagatggtgaagcgtctgcctacaaggcaggagacctgggttcaatccctgggtcgggaagatctcctggagaaggaaatggcaacccactccagtattcttgcctggaaaatcccatggatggagaagcctggtaggctacagtccatggggtcgcaaagagctggacacgactgagagacttcactttcaatttcagcGCGTTCACAGCATTGTGCAAACCGTCGCCTCTGTCTGGCTCGACATGGTGTTTATCACCTAGATAAAGCACACCTGAGTCGGCGAGGCCCAACCAGGACGCTCTTCCTCATGATGAACTCAAAGATACCTGAGTAGCAGGTAAGTCGCAAGGATGACATCCATCAGGTGCAtgcttggggggaggggggtcttCTAGGACATGCACACCGAGGACTGGAGACCGTGGGGGCCATCTCAGAATTCTGACTGCCATGCCTGCCCGCCAAGGACCAGCCCTGAGGGCCTGCTTCCCCCTCTTCTCCAAACTGGCACCCGCTTGAACGCCTCACCCCACAGCACGGGCGTCCAGGGCCTGAGCCACAGGTAGACGATCCTGGGGTGTGTGCTCTGCCAGCTGCCAGTAACTCGTGTCCCTTCTTGGCCTCGGTTTGCTCAGCTGTAAAGCTACCCGATAAATAAAATAGGGCCAGTTGAGCATCTGTCCGACGCTGGCAGCGCACTCGGTACTTTCAACACATTCTCAGTACTCACAACTGCCAATTCCTGGTGCAGAGCAAGTGCCCAGGAAATGAGAGCGGTCATCTGCCTCCTTTCCTTCTGTCCCATTCTTTCTAATCTCCCAGCTTCAGGGCGCTTTCTGAGCCCCCACGAGGAGTTCTCGAAACTCCCTAGGGATAAAGGGGATCCTggatcttctcttccttcctgtagGCCTTGCCGAGGCCTCTGGGCCCCCAGCAGGCTCTGTCCTCGCCTGTATTCCTCTCCCCACTTCACACCTGACAGGACCAGCCAGCGGTGAAGGCACCAAACATCCCTGCCTAAGAGGGCTCCCGCCACCCACTCTCCACCAGAGTCCAGACCATTTCCAGAGGCTTCCCCACCCCTCAAAATCGGCGTGGTTGGCGGAGGGGTCCGCCTGCTCCAACAGCCgttccctccttccccctctcccaCCGGAGGCAGACTTCCCCACAGTGGTTGCTCCTCTCCAGACTGGCTTTCCATCAGATACCCATCCTCCCCCGAGGCAGACGGAAGCGGGTGACAGGATCTGACCCACAGGCGGCTGTTGGGTCGGAGGCTCTTCCCTGGGCGCTCAGAGCCGCCAGGAGGCCTTGGAGGGAGAGACTGGAAAACAAGATCTCTGATTGTTCTCCCCGGCCTGACTGCACCCCACTCTCCCCTCGCTTAGTGCCCTAGTGCATGGAATTGTCCTGGCAACGGTTTTGAATTAACTGTCTTGGTTGACTGGCTGTTTTGGTTTGGCTCTTCCAAGAAAGCACAGGCAATGTGGCTCAGATTAAGCAGGAATTCCTCGGCCTCAAAGCCTGGAGCTTGGCTCTGAGCAGGAGAAGGGACCCCAGCCTCTTGTCTGACGGCCCTGGCTGTCTGGGCAGTGCCTGTGCCGGGGATCAGTTTAGAGGAGTCTCCTCATTTCTGAAAGGTGGTGCTGACCATCTCAGGGCAGCAGGCCTGGGGTCAGAGACAATGCCTGAGGTCAGTGGTCTGCAATCCATACACACCTGGAGGGTTTCCTTGGCTTTCATGTATGGGTCTTCCTGGTGGCCATCGTGGACAGAGGCCCCAGTGAGCCAGGCCTTCAGAGCCAGGCTCTGCCCTCAGCTGTCAGGAGATAGAGCCAGGCAGCCCTCGTCCAGAGGGTGGTGCCCTGCATCCGGACCCCGACACACTGGCCAGCCTCCAAGAGCTGTCCTGGGCCTGCACCAGCATATCCACCTTCAAACCCCACCCAGTGTTGTGAGCAAATCTCTCCTCCCCAGGCCAGCTTGCCACCCTTGCCCTGGCAGCAGACCAAAGAGTCTCCGAGAGGAgcagggggtggtggggtgggaggagccgTGAGGAGCTGCTGTGCCCAGCCAGTGGACACTGTGTCTCGAACACATGCCCAGCCCAAGGCTCCAGCGGCACAAGACCCAAAATGTCCCAGAGCACAGTTCACGTCAAAGACAAAAGCCCAGCGTGAGGGCTGTGGTCCAGGGCCTAGCAAGGGCCCAGGGCTGGAAAGGGACAGCTCTGGCACAAAAGGACACAGGCTGGTGTTCTGACTGTGCTTTCTTAGATTACATGCTTGCCTGCATGGCACCATTAATCTCAGGGCCAACTTGCCAGCCACAGCTGTTCACATCTGCCCTGGACCCAGAGCCTGCATTGTGAACCCCTGCACTTCCAACCCTCCCACCACGCCAGTGTCGACCCCCTCCCCCTGCCGAAGTCACCCAGGCCAGCGACCAGACAAAGAGCGTCAGCCCCTCTGCCAGAACACACTCACCCATCGGGGCTGTCCCCTTATACTGTGTTTGCCCGGGAAGCCCCAGCCAAGGCTGTGATCTCAGCCTCCCTGgcttctttcctcctcctgggccAACGCTGGTGCGGTGCTTCCCCAGGTGGCCCAGCATGGCGTGGCATGCCTCTTCTCTCTTGGGAAATGtaagtaataaaaatattctttgatgGAACTCCtctagcagtccagtggctaagactccatgtttccactgcaaggggcatgggttccatccttatCAGGGAAGACAGGATCCCACAGGCCAgcacagcacggccaaaaataaataaatgaatagaagtTCTTTTAATGGCATTGGGCTCTCTGCGTCATCACCCAGTCCATTCACCTCCATGAATGAAAACCCCAAGGGCACAATCTGAGACAGCTGGTCTGCAGCCTGGACCTCTGGATCTGATTGCAGGTCCGAGATGTCCACCGCCAGACGGAAGTCAGAGGAAAGGACAACCTGCAGGTGGCTTCTGGAGCCAAGTCGAGGTTGGGAGGACCCCTCTGACCTTCAGAAGCACCAGGGACCCCAGAGGTGACATAGTCCCCGAGACTCTAAGGAGCAGAGCGTGCCCACGGGGGCCAGACGTGCCCCCCAGTGTGTTAGACAGTGCGTCTCCAGCCAGCATCAGCCCCTCACCCCCACATCTTGAACAAGAAGCCCCAAGACCCTCTTCCCAGAACCTGGAGCCCCTCCACCTGACAGCCCCTTCCGTAGGCATGTCTTACTCAGAACCGCGCCCtgcttccaggtggtgctggcCCCACAAGGCCCTCAATGGCCCCCTGAGCCTGCGGAGACAGTCAAGGGCCACACACAGCTCAGTGCAACTGATAACAAGGTGTGTGGACTCAAAGCCACCTCCCATGACACCAGTCTGTGTGGGCCCATCCCGGAGCTGGACTCTCTGACGGCAAGGCCTGTGCACGCTGGCCCCTCAGAGGCCCAGGGAGCCcatgtctccctcctccctccccccacagGGGCGGCGTGACCCAAAGGCTCCTTCCCCTCTAGGTGTCAGGACCCTCCTTGCGTCTTAGATGCGGACGGAGCAGGCAGGAGGGACGGGTGAGTGACCGTGGGCACCGTGGTGGGCACATGCCTCCGGCCAGTCCCAGCGTGGGCCAGAGTGGTCAGACTTGCCCCAGAAAGTCCGTTGGGAGCCACTCCTGCCCATCCTGGGATCCTCGGAGGGGACGTGTCCCATTCACGGTAACAGCAGGTCCAGAGCCCGGCCAGGGCTGTTTGGTCTCTTTCTTCAGGATGACACGATCGCGTCTTTCTCTCTGACATGAAAGTCTCTGCTTCCGACCGAGATAGAGTAACAGGGGCTGAATTTACCCTTCTGcctgaaacaactgaaaaacGGGACAAAACCCTGCAAAATCACCCTTTTCAGACGTTGGACAGCAGGCAGCACAAGACAGCGTAGCTGAGAGGCAGGAGACAGGCAGGGGAGTCCCTCACTCACCACAGCTCGCTGCCCGGGGGGCAAGGAGAGGAACCGAGGCCAGCCAGGCAACTCCCGGGAATGGAGAGCTAGGCTGAGCATTCGGGGACCAGGCGGCTGGAGAAGAGAGATCTGCGGAGGGCCCCATCTCAGCTGAGGGCTGGGGGCGCAGATAGGGGACGTGTGGCTGGGGACAGGGCACCTCCCCGACAGCAGAGCCGGGGTTGTACAGCCCATTAAGTGCTcacccccaggccccgccccagtCTCTGAGCCCCTAGAAACCATTGGTCTGTTTCCTGTCTCCGTGTATGGACTTGCTGTTCTGGAAACGTCCTATGCGCGCAGTCATAAGCTATGTGACCCTTTGCGACTGTCTTCCTTCACTGAGATTTTTCCAAGTGTGCCAATGTTGTTGGTTTATCACTACTTCACCCTTTTTTATGGTGGAATAGTATTCTGTCTTATGGATGGACCACAGTCTGTTTATTCTTTCACTCGTTAATGGACACGAGTTGATTCTACCCTTTGGCTCTTGAGAAGAGAGCAGCCATGAACACTGCTGTACAATGTTTTATTTGCACACTTGTTTTCCACTCTCCTGTACCCACGGAGGGCTTGTCCCACAGGCAGTTTCCTTACCCAGCCCTCCATCTCCTGACCTCCCCTGTCTGCCGCCCACTCGAGGCACCTGCTGCCCCCGCCCCTGCGCTTTTCCTGTTACTTTGGAAGGTGGTCCCTCTCCTCAGGGAGCATAAGGTGGACAcgcaggaaagagaaaaagcgACTTCAGAGCCAGAGAGCCCCGGGCAGGAACACAAGGGGCCCCACAGATGGCAGGAGGATGAGAGTCAAACTGCCAGCACTTagaacctccctggtggttcagtggttaagaccctgtgcaCCCAAAGCAGGGGCCCTAGGTTCgttccctggtgggagaactagatcccgcatgccccaACTAACAgttcacacgccacaactaaagagccaatgcagccaaataaacaaatattaaaaaaaaaaagttgccaggACTGAGGGGCTCCTCCCCTCACCTAGAATTAGGACGCATGACAGAAAAGGATTTGGGGGTCAATGGGAAGGCTGGATCTGGGTCTCCAGGCTGATACAGGGGCCACTCAGGCCCTCAGGGTCTGCTCGGGCTCTCCAGTGCCTATAAGGCTCAGAGTGGAGAACACTGTCCTCGCGCCGCTGGAACCAGTACCAACCATGGCTAGAAGGACTTGGGGTAAAGCACCCCCAAGTTTGAAGCAGCCACCTCCCCAGACGGCTCCAAGCCCCTCCCGGACACCCAGGGCTGTGAagagcccccagccccaccccacccccatccccttctccactggGAGGAGCAGGAAGAGGGTAATTGAATCAGCATTGCTCACTCCATCTGGAACATTCCAACATGGAAAACTCACTGAACAGCTGGGGAAGAAATTCAGGGGCTTTAACTAAAGGCCAGAGGCTCTCCCGTGGAGCCCTGCCCCCATGCACAGCCGGGAGACCCCCACGCTCCCCTCAGGGCCTCCTGAGGCCCAGCTGGGTACCGGGTGCCTGACGCTGGCCCTTCAGCCTGGTCTCCACGGGCAGAAGGTTGAGCAGAGCAAGCCTGTCCACCTTTCTCCTCACTGCTCCCAGACTGCCTGCTGAGTGGGGCCTGGCCCCCAGACCAGAGAAGCTAGGGCCCCCACCAGCTCTACATCCAGGAGGCTtcgggaaggagaagggggtcaCGTGGCAGGCTCGTGAAAGGAATTCTAAGCACCTCTCGGGAGAAATGAGCCGGCTGAGAGTTCAGCTGCGGGGCCTAGAGCTGCCTCCCTCTCAGTTGACACCTTCTGCAGGGAACAGCATCCCCAGCAGGGGGAACAGCACATGCAAAGGCTCTGAGGCAGGCAAGGTCCTGGTGAGTGGGAGGAGCCAACAGGGAGAAGCCCGGAGGCTAGCTAGCGAAGGACAGAGACCAGGCAGAGGGACACGCCTCGGAGGGCCTTAAGAGCTTCAGTCAAGCATCTGGCCTTCATTCTAGAAGCAAGAGGGTGGGGAGATTGGAGGGTTTTAAAATAATAGCATCTGGGTTACTCTGAAGATGCCCCTCTGGCTGCCATGTGTGCAGAGTGCTCATCGCAGGAAAACAGAAGAGGTGCCCCTGGAGCTGTCCACTCAGGAGGTGGTGAAAGTCTGCACAAGGGTATGTCCTGGGAGAAGAAGAAACACGCAAGGTCCAGGCTGGCCACAGGGCCAGTGGTCAGGGCTGTCTGCCTCCCCTCTTGCCCTGTGCCAGCCCTAATTGGGAAACTGGGgagtggggcagagctgccaaGGCTGGTGCTCGCCACCCAGCAGGATTCCAGAGCAGGGTGTCACCCCTCCTCACCATTGTGACAAGCCAGCCCTCCCCCACACCCAGATCAGGAGTCTGACTCTGGGGGGATGGGGCTGTGGGCATGTCCACATCCACCCACGTCTGCCACCATGTTTCCACCAGCCCTGGCCCAGCCTGGCCATTTGACACGGACCCAAGGACTGGACCAGGGTGTGCCAGGCCTGGGCCTAAGGGGTCCAGGAGATCACAGTCAGGACAGCTGGTGGGCACCTGGCAGACAGCACTATGGCCAGGGGCAGGTGAAAATCATTACTGAGGGGGCCCTGGGTTTCTGGGGTCTGGCCTAGCCTGGTTAAGAGCCGAGCTGGCAGCTGGGCTGCAGCTGGGCATTCTTGCTTGTCCATCCTCAGGGGAGGAAGTTGGATAAACACCACAGAAGTGGGGCTCAGAGGGCCGGGGGAGTGGGCGTGCCCTGCAGAGTCTGGTGGGTGGGGCCTGTGATGGTCAGAGCCTGGGGGGTGATGCAAGGCTGTGCAGGGAGCTGCCTGGAGGCTGTCAGAAGAACCACTCTGCACGCAGGAGTCCCCCACACCCGCTGTCTGGAGAGTCCACCAGGTTTTAAGGAACAGGTGTCCACTGGGCATAGGGACACAGAGTGAGCTGGGATCACGGGTGCAGCCTGGAGAGCCGCACAGACTCATCTCAGGTGGGCAAGCTGGGGCCTCTGCTTCCCCACCTGGAACAGGGGACGGCCCAGCTCGGCCTCCCAGGGCTGAGAAGAGAGCCTGAGGGTGGTCTCCAGAGTCACCAGGGCAGAGCTGTTTGTCACCAAGCGGGcccctaacctctctgagcctaagTTGCTCGCTTGTGACAGGCAGCCAAGCTCACTGCCCACCTCAAGGGATGGATAAGGATCGGGTTTCTGTCCACTCCTGGTATGGATGGTCCCCGGTCAGGTTAGCCGGTATGATTGTCCCCAACCCCAGAGGGTCTGacctggtgacttagatggtcaagactctgcttgcaatgcaggaaacccaggttcaacccctgggtcgggaagatcccctggagaaaggaatggcaactcacttaaatattcttgcctggagaagcctatggacagaggagcctgatgggctacagtctatggggtcccaaagagtcagacacgactgagcgactttcactttccacttctaCCTCCAGGAGGTGGCACCTCCAGCCCCAGCCTCCAACCCTCAAGGGCTCCTAGAAGAACACAGATGTCaactttattttgtaaatatttctctCTGCCCAGCGTGTGCCCAGGGTCTGCTCTGGCCGGGTGACGGGCATAAATTAAGGTCACTGAGCGTCCCCAGGCAGGGCGTGGGCCCAGGCCCCATCAGTCCCAGCCGAAGTCCTGGCCGGTCATCTGGTAGAACTTGCGGTTGAAGGGCCGGTAGAAGGCTCGCAGGCGCTGGACCACGGCCTCGGGCACGCGAGGGTGCGGCCGGCCCTTGGACTTGCCCAGGCAGTGCGGCCGGCCGCTGCCCTGCGCCTTCTTGAGGCAGGGGAAGCCCTTGGTGGCGTTGAAGTAGAAGTGCTTGTCTGTGACGACCCGCTTGAGGCCCAGGAAGTCCTGCACACGGCCCAGCTCCCCAGCGGGGTCGCTGACCAGGCGCTCGCCGCTGACGAAGAGGAAGCGGGACAGCGGGAAGTAGCGCAGCCAGTTGTCCAGGTGCTGCGCGTACAGTCCAATGCGCACAGCGCTCCAGGCCGTGTCCACGGGGCCCAGGCCGCGGCGGAAGGCTAGGGCGCCAAAGCTGGGCAGGCCTGGGGTCTTGGAGAGGGTCTGCGCGTAGTCGGAAATGGCCCGGGTCACAGGGTTCCGCACAACCACGATCAGCTTGGTGGCTGGGGACATGCTGTGGATGCGGCGTGGAGCCTCCCGTGTCACGAAGTAGCTGGGGGTCTTCTCCAGGGTGATCTGCCCGTCCAGGGTGCGGGGCATCAGGCTCCTGCGTGACGGAGTGTGGAGAGGAGGCATGAATGAGTGCTGGCCCTCCTCCCACACTAGATCTGCCCCAGGGCCAGGACTAACCTACCCCGCCAGGGGAGCCCCAAACCTACAAGGTAGCTGAGCCTCCCCTTTGCCCACCCTGCCAGGCCCACCCATCCAAAGTGCCTGCATGGGCAGCCTGGGGTGTGGGCCATGAGGGTGCTCAGCCTCAGCTCAGGCTGGAAGTGGGGCCCATCCTGCAAGGCTGCTCACACCCCCACAGGGCTCAGCTGCACCCCAACCCTGACACGGGTGCCTCTCACCCCAGACCTGGTGCTCATGAGGCCAGGGGCCCCAGGCCTACCACCCACAAGGCTCCACCTGTCCCCCCTACCCCCGTAGGCCCCTGCACTGTAATTACCCTCGTCACACTCTCATTAAGTGGCTCATGGCGTCCCCTGAATTAGGTCATTAGTTATTGACCAGTGTCCCCAGCAAAGGGTGTCCCGCCTTCCTCTCCATCACTCCCCCGCATCGCCCCTCCCCGCCTCTGAAGGCAGCCCTGCTAATTCTCCCcaacctgctccccaccccccagaaaGCCGAAACCCACAGCCCAGCCCAGGACACTGCAGACGTTAGTGAGGCGGCCTGAGGACCCATCTCAGCCACTAGGGCTGCCCAGACCCCTCTGGGAACCCAGAGCACAGGGCTACCTGCAGCCTTCTCAGCAGTCCCCTCTCTctggcccagggctgggggcactgatcCTATCCCAGGGCAGGTGACAGCGCCCTGACCACCCCAACCATGGAGAAGCCCTCCTAGCACCCCGCCCTGGCAGCGTCCCGAGGCCACCCTGCCAACCTGGTagagctgggtggggtggggcagggtgcaGCGGTAGGGCCAGCTGAGCAAACAGCTCCGAGGGAGGGCAGGGAACTAGGTCaacagaggcagaggctgggaCCTGCGCTCCAGAGGCGGGGGGGTCTCTGCCCACTTCTCTGACAGAGCTGCTCTGCCCCCGCGGACAGCCCCTAGGACCGGCCCCCGCAGGAGGGTGGCACACAGGACAGGACTGAGGTCTCAGCCAGCCTAGCGACCCCAGACTCGGCCCCGGGAGGCAGGCCACTCTTCTGCTCTGCCGGGTGGGCAGACACATGAGTTGGGGTACCAGCTTGGAGGATGCTGATGTCAGGAGTGGAGAACGTGCATGTGGGGGTCCCGGGGGTCCTGCCTCTCCCCCGACACCCCTGTTTGGCTCGGGAGCTGCCCCCATCCCTTGAAATAAAGCCCTGGGCAGAGCCAGTCTACAGAAGTCATGGGGGACAATTCTGCTCCCCCACGTCCCAGGAGTGAGCTGGGACTCCTTCCACACCAGTCACTGCCCCATCTATAGACAGGCACACTGAGGTTCAGAGACGGAGCAGGAAGAGCTAGGGAGGGCATgggctcccaccccacccctgtgtTGCAGCTGCTGGGAGGCGGGTGTCAGCCCGGAATGCAGGTGGGGACTGCAGGGTGAGTTCAAAGAGACCGGTGGTGGGGACAAGGCCCAGGGCCGAGTCCAGGGCTGCAGCCTGGGATGGCCAGCTCAGGGAACCCCTCTTCCCACAAGAGGGAGGCCAGAAGGAGGGGTGTTCCCCACACTGGACCTCGACCCTGAGACCCACAGACAGAAGCCAGTGTCCACAGACCCCACCAGAAGTCAGCGTCCCCCGCAGGGAGGGAACCAGCCCTGACCACTCCAGGCCCCTCCTCACCGACTGATACCCCTTCCCATCCGCTTCCTCCCAGGTGCCTGGTGACCCCAGGAGCACCCTCTCTCGGTCCCCAGACAGGCCGCCCAATTTTGAGCAGCCAGCCCCACCCCCTCACGCCTCGGGGGAGGGGCTGCAAGGAAGCCAGGGAGACAGATGGGCCTTAGTGCCCATTGCTGCTTTCTCTCCAAGGAAGAGGAAGGTACCCCACCGTggaagagggatgggatggggtggggtgcccactcttgccacacAGCAGCTTGGAAAGCTAAGATCTTTGGGATCAATGACTTGCCCCCACCATGGGCCTCAGAAGCCAGACCCCCAGGCAGGCGGGCAGGAAGGAAGGTGAGGATGGGGACTCCTGGGGAGcgggggagaagggggagaggaTGAGAGGGGCAGGACTCTGACCCCCCACGGCCAACATCTGACGGGCTGCTCCCCAACGCGGGCTCCCTGCTCATCTGGTCTGCATTTCCCTGCGGCTTCCATCCAGCTTGGGTGACTCCCCCGCTCTGTCTTTGCCTCAGGATGCCCCTCTGCCTTGGGGGGCCATCCATGCCCGGCTCAGCTCCCCCTCTTCCCCAGACCCCTCTCTGTCTCAGTCTCCCTCCACCTCAGCGCCCCTCCTCCATGTCTCACACCTCCCTGGGCCCCATCCCACGGGCCCTGGGACTCATCAGGAACCAGCTAGGGTTCCCACGTGAAACAGGACAGTGCCAGGAGTCAAGGGGGTTCCCGGACCTGCACCCCTCCTGGTCTGTCTGCTTTTCCAAAATGCCACAGTCAGAGTACAGTCCCCACTTGCCCCCAGACACGGCACTCCTGCTGAACTGAGATTTTGGGGTGTTTGTGTGGCCCCAGCCTCTGCCAGACAGAAGGTGATCAGTGAGTCAGCGGATGGAAGAACAAGGGCTGTATGAGACACTTGAGGGGCTCAGCCCCCAAGGaggaggactctcaagagcctgaCGGAGGAGGTGAGGCCCGGGGAGGGCGACTGATTTGGCCAAGGTCAGCTTTGAGCAGCCCAGGACGCTTGCCGAGGCCAAAGGAAGGGCCCAAGACACCGCCTGGTCACAGTCCAGAAGGAACGAGTGTCCCCAAAACTCAACTGGGGCACTAGCCACTCTTCTGCTCACTGCTCCAAACCACCGCCCAGAAAGAGCCCTGGAGGCTGGGTCCAGGGTCCTGAGAGCAGACCTGACCGGGGGTTAGGCATCCTCTTTGCAGCTAGGGAGACTGAAGCGGGGGTGGGATTTCAGAGGCTCACTGCACACACACGGTTGGCTGGAAGGACAGTCAGGTTCAGGGACACAGATATCTGTGAGCAACACCAAGCCCAGCTGTGCACGTGTCGGCACGTCCCTTGGAGGGCATGTGGACACATGTCCTCCAGAAGCGCAGGCCTGCACCAGCAGTGAGAGGTCAGCGCTAGCCAGCCCCAAGGGACAGCTCCGGATTAGAGGGACAGGAGGGACGGTGCCGCCCTTCCCCTACAGAGGCTGGGCGAAGGAAGGACTCTTCCTCCACCACTTAAACAGAGAAGAATCACCCCGCCCCTCATCTCGGGCCTCAGGGATGCCAGGGACCCAAGAACCCCTCCCTAGAGCTGAAGACCTGACCTGGAGTCTGGGTCCAGCTGGCTTCCTCTCAGGCCCCTTAGGGTCCCCAGACCAGTCCCCCAAAGCTGGAGTGTGTGCCCAGGGAGGGCCCGTCTGGATGGGGGTCTCAAGATCCCCAGCTCTTTGAGAACACTTTTAGGTCTAAACCCAGCTCCAGACACCCCTGCAGCCCCTCCCTCGTTAGCCTATCCGGGCCGAGCTCTAAGGTTTGCACTTTGGTTACCAATGTGTCCTCCcccaccttccccttcccctcctccctcccctctccctcttcctcctgtgCACAGAAGTGGTAAATGAAGGATGTTCTGGGACGCTGGAGCACTGTCAGAGTGGGCAGTGGCCGAGAATGCAGGGATTCAGACACTCGGGTCCAAGGATGGACCCACCTCCCCCATCACCACACAACTTCCCAGACCCCTAAACGCAGCCATCCTTCAGAGTTCAGGAGCcagacccaccccccacccccaccccccgcccccgttcTCAGTGGGAACCCTGCAAATCCTTGAGTGATTCTGatgcaaaaagcaaagattaaaagggGATGAAAGCAGGGTGGAGTCTGGGTACAGAAAGCCTGGTAAACATGGAGGTCAAGAGTCTGGGTCCTGCCACCCCCCACTTGCTGCTTGTTCACCAGATGACTGCGGGCAGGGTCCTCGCTGGCCCTTAGGGGCTAGGTTTGGGCTCAGGGATGAGGTGGGTGCCACAGGGAGTGGGGTGACTCACTCTCCATCTGTAAGCTCTCATTTTCCGAAAGGAAAGTATAGGACACCGAGGCAGCAGGCCGGGCCTCACTCACTCCGCAGGGAGGGGCCAGTGTTCGATCAGCCACCAGGACAGGCTACTTCAGTGGGGGCTGGTGTCCCCCTCATTCCTCCACCCCACAAAGGC carries:
- the HS3ST6 gene encoding heparan sulfate glucosamine 3-O-sulfotransferase 6 isoform X2; translation: MAGSGGLAGGAGGGQGTVGGPGAALRASRAPVLFAALVLGAYCLCALPGRCPPAGRVPAPAPARAEPPRASRSPGAPGLPVASGSGRRRFPQALIVGVKKGGTRALLEFLRLHPDIRALGSEPHFFDRSLMPRTLDGQITLEKTPSYFVTREAPRRIHSMSPATKLIVVVRNPVTRAISDYAQTLSKTPGLPSFGALAFRRGLGPVDTAWSAVRIGLYAQHLDNWLRYFPLSRFLFVSGERLVSDPAGELGRVQDFLGLKRVVTDKHFYFNATKGFPCLKKAQGSGRPHCLGKSKGRPHPRVPEAVVQRLRAFYRPFNRKFYQMTGQDFGWD
- the HS3ST6 gene encoding heparan sulfate glucosamine 3-O-sulfotransferase 6 isoform X1 — protein: MAGSGGLAGGAGGGQGTVGGPGAALRASRAPVLFAALVLGAYCLCALPGRCPPAGRVPAPAPARAEPPRASRSPGAPGLPVASGSGRRRFPQALIVGVKKGGTRALLEFLRLHPDIRALGSEPHFFDRCYERGLAWYRSLMPRTLDGQITLEKTPSYFVTREAPRRIHSMSPATKLIVVVRNPVTRAISDYAQTLSKTPGLPSFGALAFRRGLGPVDTAWSAVRIGLYAQHLDNWLRYFPLSRFLFVSGERLVSDPAGELGRVQDFLGLKRVVTDKHFYFNATKGFPCLKKAQGSGRPHCLGKSKGRPHPRVPEAVVQRLRAFYRPFNRKFYQMTGQDFGWD